From a region of the Chitinophaga caseinilytica genome:
- a CDS encoding SusC/RagA family TonB-linked outer membrane protein, with translation MFKRIFLLKFLLLLLCVSAYAQERRITGKVREKDGSPLPGATIIEKSHRTNGTVASADGSFALTLKGTGNVIIVSLIGFDPQEVNVAGKDAVDIVLQVGSKTLGDYVVIGYQEVSRRKNTASIATVKGETIENLPAVSVDMMLQGRVSGVNVQNFTGEPGVRNTLVVRGNTSVLRGYDEARALSRPLYVIDGIPTSASELGELESNGTGTNAIAGLNPNDIESIDILKDASAAAIYGSRGSNGIIIIKTKIPKLGKPQFNFSTYHGFTRRPQLAEVVGGAEERRLKMKLLNLYNGYIDNESLPMMLTDSLNPAFNNATDWQGMFYQNGQIDNYDVSMSGASDIFNYRVSLGHYKEDGIIKKTGFKRYTVMARLGAKFTPWLENQTRVRINRTDRPRSSNERTGSFFAFDTYSMPSSFFGLTDASKDYLLGNDRGQNKNINNQLELSTVFNVSLMKNLRFNTTLTYSNESSARNFYQPGLVRNNTFGFGAAFSSKTEGIIMYNTLEYSKKIGKHDLNGIIGQNAEYTQYQNTFASADLIPNDYIWVVNVANKNYSTTSSLTTEEGMQSLFSRINYSFNDRYLLSAVFNFDASSKFGKDSRWGFFPSVSAGWIVSDEPFMKDLSWLSFLKVRGSYGVTGTQPQRNYLGYNTYVVNQAAFQGSIGATSYNGVPVIRPNYFDGIAQKDLSWEESRQGNVGLEAGFFKDRIRVIADLYNRSTSKGFFSYLLPNSSGYTEAQTNAIGLRNAGVELTINTRNLNPKSKLQWYTDFVFSHNQNTITALPNGGRSIVFNYNTGVYGLDYLLTVGRPANQYYVFESRGIYSTEKDIPFNLLTGRLLTNFVGYEYHPGDPILVDQDGNFDIKEPMDQIIGGDPNPRYYGGLNNNFEYKGFTFGVFLSYTFGRSIMNSYLNRRLEYLFEGSGDGGETAFSRRAIFDVDKLNYWKRSGDIAEYPTLSLVRDQRSPYRFLDKNTMYIEDGSYVRIKTVTFGYNFQKPIIERLKLSRLRLYGVIDNMYTFQRNNIPDAEAVNAYGVYTGDGYPIPMKFTLGIDVGF, from the coding sequence ATGTTCAAGCGTATCTTCTTACTGAAGTTCCTGCTGTTGCTGCTATGCGTGAGCGCATACGCCCAGGAGCGCCGCATCACCGGCAAGGTCCGGGAAAAAGACGGCAGTCCACTCCCCGGCGCCACCATCATTGAAAAGAGCCACCGCACCAACGGCACCGTAGCTTCGGCCGACGGCTCTTTCGCGCTCACGCTCAAGGGCACCGGCAACGTGATCATCGTCAGCCTCATCGGCTTCGATCCCCAGGAAGTGAACGTCGCCGGAAAAGATGCCGTAGACATCGTACTGCAGGTGGGCTCCAAAACCCTCGGCGATTACGTGGTGATCGGCTACCAGGAAGTTTCCCGCCGCAAAAACACCGCTTCCATCGCCACCGTGAAAGGCGAAACGATCGAGAACCTCCCCGCCGTGAGCGTAGACATGATGCTGCAGGGCCGTGTCAGCGGCGTGAACGTGCAGAACTTCACCGGTGAGCCCGGTGTCCGCAACACCCTCGTGGTACGCGGCAACACCTCGGTGCTCCGCGGATACGACGAAGCCCGCGCCCTTTCCCGTCCGCTATACGTGATCGACGGTATCCCGACCTCCGCCTCTGAACTGGGTGAATTGGAATCCAACGGCACAGGCACCAACGCCATTGCCGGCCTCAACCCGAACGATATCGAGTCCATCGACATCCTAAAAGACGCCTCCGCCGCCGCCATCTATGGCTCCCGCGGCTCCAACGGCATCATCATCATCAAAACGAAAATCCCCAAACTCGGCAAGCCCCAGTTCAATTTCAGCACCTACCACGGCTTCACCCGCAGGCCGCAACTCGCCGAAGTAGTGGGCGGAGCGGAAGAACGCCGCCTCAAAATGAAACTCCTCAATCTCTATAACGGGTATATCGATAACGAAAGCCTGCCGATGATGCTGACAGACAGCCTCAACCCGGCTTTCAATAACGCTACCGACTGGCAGGGCATGTTTTACCAGAACGGGCAGATCGATAACTACGACGTCAGCATGTCTGGCGCCAGCGATATCTTCAACTACCGCGTAAGCCTCGGGCATTACAAAGAAGACGGTATCATCAAAAAAACCGGGTTCAAGCGCTATACCGTGATGGCCCGCCTCGGCGCCAAGTTTACGCCCTGGCTGGAAAACCAGACCCGCGTCCGGATCAACCGTACAGACCGGCCCCGCTCGTCTAACGAACGTACCGGCAGCTTCTTCGCCTTCGACACGTATTCCATGCCTTCCTCGTTTTTTGGGTTGACGGACGCGTCGAAAGACTACCTGCTGGGGAACGACCGCGGGCAGAACAAGAACATCAACAACCAGCTGGAACTCAGCACCGTGTTCAATGTCAGCCTCATGAAAAACCTGCGGTTCAACACCACGCTGACCTATTCCAACGAAAGCTCGGCGCGCAACTTTTACCAGCCCGGCCTGGTGCGCAACAATACATTCGGGTTCGGGGCGGCCTTCTCCAGCAAAACGGAAGGCATCATTATGTACAACACCCTCGAATATTCGAAGAAAATCGGCAAGCATGACCTGAACGGGATCATCGGTCAAAACGCGGAATACACCCAATACCAGAATACCTTTGCCAGCGCGGACCTCATCCCGAACGACTATATCTGGGTGGTGAACGTAGCGAACAAGAACTACTCCACCACGAGCTCCCTCACCACTGAAGAGGGCATGCAAAGCCTGTTCAGCCGTATCAACTATTCCTTCAACGACCGCTACCTGCTGTCGGCCGTGTTCAATTTCGACGCATCGTCCAAATTCGGTAAAGACAGTCGCTGGGGCTTCTTCCCCTCGGTTTCCGCCGGCTGGATCGTGAGCGACGAGCCTTTCATGAAAGACCTCAGCTGGCTGAGCTTCCTGAAAGTGCGCGGCAGTTATGGCGTAACGGGCACCCAACCGCAGCGGAACTACCTCGGTTACAATACCTATGTCGTAAACCAGGCCGCCTTCCAGGGCAGCATAGGCGCTACTTCCTACAACGGGGTACCGGTTATCCGCCCGAATTATTTCGACGGGATCGCGCAGAAAGACCTCTCCTGGGAAGAATCGCGCCAGGGCAACGTGGGCCTGGAAGCAGGGTTCTTCAAAGACCGTATCCGCGTTATCGCCGACCTGTACAACCGGAGCACGTCCAAAGGTTTCTTCAGCTACCTGCTCCCCAACTCCAGCGGCTACACCGAAGCGCAGACGAACGCCATCGGCCTCCGCAATGCTGGCGTGGAACTGACGATCAATACCAGGAACCTCAATCCGAAAAGCAAACTGCAGTGGTATACCGACTTCGTGTTCTCCCACAACCAGAACACGATCACGGCATTGCCCAACGGCGGCCGTTCCATCGTTTTTAACTATAACACCGGTGTTTACGGGCTGGACTATCTGCTGACCGTGGGCAGGCCGGCGAACCAATATTATGTGTTCGAGTCGAGAGGGATTTATTCCACCGAGAAAGACATTCCCTTCAACCTGTTGACCGGCCGGTTGCTGACGAACTTCGTGGGGTATGAATACCATCCCGGCGACCCGATCCTCGTAGACCAGGACGGTAACTTCGACATTAAGGAACCGATGGACCAGATCATCGGCGGCGATCCCAACCCGCGGTATTATGGTGGTTTGAACAACAACTTTGAGTACAAGGGCTTTACGTTCGGCGTATTCCTCAGCTATACTTTCGGCCGCTCCATCATGAACAGTTACCTGAACCGCAGGCTGGAGTACCTGTTCGAAGGTTCCGGCGATGGTGGAGAGACCGCATTTTCGCGGAGGGCCATCTTCGACGTGGACAAGCTCAATTACTGGAAACGTTCCGGCGACATTGCGGAATACCCGACCCTTTCGCTCGTGAGAGACCAGCGTTCTCCCTACCGCTTCCTGGATAAGAACACGATGTACATTGAAGACGGCTCGTATGTCCGCATCAAAACCGTAACGTTCGGCTACAATTTCCAGAAGCCCATTATCGAGCGGCTGAAGCTGAGCAGGCTGCGGCTGTACGGGGTGATCGACAACATGTACACTTTCCAGCGGAATAATATTCCCGATGCGGAAGCCGTAAATGCTTACGGTGTTTATACCGGCGACGGTTATCCGATCCCGATGAAATTCACCCTTGGCATTGACGTCGGATTCTAG